Proteins from a single region of Bos indicus isolate NIAB-ARS_2022 breed Sahiwal x Tharparkar chromosome 6, NIAB-ARS_B.indTharparkar_mat_pri_1.0, whole genome shotgun sequence:
- the RASGEF1B gene encoding ras-GEF domain-containing family member 1B isoform X2: protein MPQTPPFSAMFDSSGYNRNLYQSAEDSCGGLYYHDNNLLSGSLEALIQHLVPNVDYYPDRTYIFTFLLSSRLFMHPYELMAKVCHLCVEHQRLSDPNSDKNQIRKIAPKILQLLTEWTETFPYDFRDERMMRNLKDLAHRIASGEETYRKNVQQMIQCLIRKLAALSQYEEVLAKISSTSTDRLTVLKTKPQSIQRDIITVCSDPYTLAQQLTHIELERLNYIGPEEFVQAFVQKDPLDNDKSCYSERKKTRNLEAYVEWFNRLSYLVATEICMPVKKKHRARMIEYFIDVARECFNIGNFNSLMAIISGMNMSPVSRLKKTWAKVKTAKFDVLEHQMDPSSNFYNYRTALRGAAQRSLTAHSSREKIVIPFFSLLIKDIYFLNEGCANRLPNGHVNFEKFWELAKQVSEFMTWKQVECPFERDRKILQHLLTVPVFSEDALYLASYESEGPENHIEKDRWKSLRSSLLGRV from the exons ATGCCTCAGACTCCTCCCTTTTCTGCCATGTTTGACAGCAGTGGTTACAACCGAAACCTCTATCAGTCTGCAGAGGACAGCTGTGGGGGGTTGTATTACCATGACAACAACCTCCTCTCCGGGTCTCTGGAAGCGCTCATCCAGCACTTGGTACCCAATGTGGATTATTATCCGGAT AGAACGTACATATTTACCTTCCTGTTGAGTTCTCGGTTATTTATGCATCCGTATGAGCTAATGGCCAAAGTTTGCCACTTATGTGTTGAGCACCAGAGACTAAGTGATCCCAACAGTGATAAG aatcagataagaaaaattgCACCGAAAATTCTTCAGCTCCTGACAGAATGGACAGAAACATTTCCTTATGATTTTCGGGATGAAAGAATGATGAGAAACTTAAAAGATCTGGCTCACCGAATAGCCAGTGGCGAGGAG ACATATCGGAAGAATGTCCAGCAGATGATCCAGTGTCTGATCCGCAAGCTGGCCGCACTCAGCCAGTATGAGGAAGTTCTGGCCAAAATCAGTTCCACGTCGACAGATCGACTCACAGTTCTCAAGACCAAACCACAGTCCATCCAAAGGGACAtcatcactgtctgcagtgacccTTACACGTTGGCCCAGCAGCTGACTCACATAGAGCTG GAGAGGCTCAATTACATTGGCCCAGAAGAATTTGTACAAGCCTTTGTGCAGAAGGACCCTTTGGACAATGACAAG AGTTGCTACAGTGAACGGAAGAAAACACGGAACTTAGAAGCCTACGTGGAATGGTTTAATCGCCTCAGCTACTTGGTTGCTACAGAAATCTGCAtg CCTGTAAAGAAGAAGCATCGAGCAAGGATGATTGAGTATTTCATTGACGTGGCTCGGGAGTGTTTTAACATTGGCAACTTCAATTCCTTGATGGCAATAATCT CTGGCATGAACATGAGCCCCGTCTCTCGACTGAAAAAAACTTGGGCCAAAGTGAAGACTGCCAAGTTCGATGTTCTTGAG CATCAAATGGACCCTTCGAGCAATTTCTATAATTATCGAACAGCTCTTCGTGGGGCAGCACAAAGGTCTTTAACTGCTCATAGCAGCAGAGAGAAG aTTGTGATACCATTCTTCAGTCTGTTAATCAAAGATATTTATTTCCTCAATGAGGGCTGTGCCAACCGCCTTCCCAACGGCCATGTCAACTTTGAG AAATTTTGGGAACTGGCCAAACAAGTGAGTGAATTCATGACGTGGAAACAAGTGGAGTGCCCATTTGAGAGGGACCGGAAGATCTTACAGCATCTGCTCACAGTACCAGTCTTCAGTGAAGATG CTCTCTACTTGGCATCCTATGAAAGTGAAGGACCTGAAAATCATATAGAGAAAGACAGATGGAAGTCCTTAAG